A segment of the Cutaneotrichosporon cavernicola HIS019 DNA, chromosome: 6 genome:
GAAAGTGAGTGAGCGGTCCAAGCTGTCTGACCCTAGTCCACGTGATGGACCAAGTGCGACATCTGATCTACTTGCGCCCACCCGTGCCGAATCCGTGGGACCCATTCAGGCCAAGACGCGATGCCGAGAGCAACGGCGACGCGGTTGGCGGCGGGACCCCTGATGGGGTGGCCaactcggccgcggccagCCGATCAAGCACGCCGGCGTCGCAGACGaactcgacgtcgcggtACATCTCGAGTGAGCTCAAGCATGGACCTGAGAGAGGACACCCGAACGTATGCAAGTTGCTCGACTTCTTCGAGGATCGCGAGTTCTACTACCTTGTGATGCCGCGATACGGGTCGGGCGTGGACCTGTTCGACTACGTCGAGTCGCATGCGGACGGGCTTGACCCGTTCGAGGTGCGCAGCTTCGTGGGCCAGCTCACGGATGCCGTACGGTTCTTACACGCCAATGGCATCGTGCACCGCGacatcaaggacgagaacgtcatcctcgacggTGAGGGGAGATGCCAGCTCATCGACTttggctcggcggcgcactGGCGCCCAGGCAAGCGCTGGGACACGTTCAGCGGCACGCTGCACTATGCGTCTCCCGAGATCCTGCGAGGCGAGATGTACGGCGGCAAGGAGCAGGACGTGTGGGCACTGGGCACCGTGGCGTATGTGCTTCTCGTGGGCGAGACGCCCTTCTCCGAGCTGCCAGACGAGGTGTTTATGGGTCTCGTACCCGGTTCGCGAGCGGAAATGGCACTGGAGGCACGCTGCGGTTCGCCAGACGAGAGCCGCGAGCCCGACGGTGGCGGAGCGCTCTGCGATGCGGCAGACTTTGTCCGCCATTGCCTACAGCCCGATGTGCATGACCGGCCCACAGCTGAGCAGCTCCTGCGTCACAGGTACCTGGCAGGCACGGAGAAATCGTGGACGGGCTTCCGTGGGTgggagcgcaaggcgcCCCATGTGCCAGCGCACATAATAACCGTTGCGTGAGATGTCAAGAGTAGTGTGAGTAGATAGGGAAGAAGGATAGAACAGCGGCAGTGAGAAGGTAGACTCGACATCTTCATCTGTCGTAATACCACCAAGCAGGCAATGCATATGTGTGGCGATGTGAGCTAGAAGCGCAATAGGGAGAACAACTGTACTTGGTATCCCATCACTGCTGTTGAAGCAAAAAGGAGCAAGAAAGGAATGCCGCCTGAGCGAACACACCACCCAAGCTGTTGAAGCGACGGGACCCATTACGGCTGTGGGGGGACTATATAACCTATACTGAATAGTATTAGGACCCTTCCTGTCTTGAAGTTGACTTTTTGTTTCCTGACTAGACATTCAAACCCACAACCAAAGAGTAATGTAGCCGCCAGGCGTGTTGGCACACTTCACACTTTGAAACCTGTCCACCCGGGCTCCCCCGGATGGCGATAGAATGACTTGCGAGTCCTAGATGTACCCATCGGTACGGAGTGGGGCATCCACCACGCTACCACCCATCCAACGCAACACAGTTCTGCATCCAACCTGCAGAATCCAACATGCGATTCCTCATTTCCAAGGCGGTTGACTTTATGCAAGTCGCTATTTTTAGGAAATGGGATACAGGGTCCTGGTTCCGAGCTTACTTTCCGACATACCGTGCGCCCTTGCCATGCCTTTGATGCCCTTTATTCAGAACAACAGAACTCGGCGTATCTAGCCCATGTATCCCAAATGAGGAGCGACTGGTGGTTGGTATCGCCCAGAGTGCGAGAGAAGAAGGTgggggtgtgggtgtgggtgcTGGTGGGACCGTAGGGTGGATGTAGGGTGAGGACTTTGAACCGCGCCGGAGATGAGCTCCAACCGCCGACCCTCAAAGCGTTGTTCAGATGTGATTCTGGACCTTCCTGTTGGTGTGTGAGCCAAATTGCGAGCAGATTCATGGTGGCTAGGGTAGCGAAATGTGGTGTTCACTGCGTTTCATCGTGCGCAGCACTGTCCAGATCAAAATCTGAATGATATGAAGGCGCTTATCTATAAAAGCATTCTGACTGCGCTCACCATCCCAAGAAGAAATCAACAGATCAAACCAACCTTCGATTGCAGCTTGCCTCTCCTACTTGCGCCCGGTACATGTATGTACATTGCGGGATTGGGTTTGCGACCTGTGGCGTGCGGGATTCTTTTGACCAAAGCCTCAGGACAGGCCAAAAGTCCCAAGCAACCGATCATGTTGACCAAACAACGGCGCCAGGATCCGAAGATATGACGCGAAAAGAGCTGCGCACGCTCCCGAGACATGTCATGTACAGTGGGATTGCACAATCGGAACCGATTAGCCCACGAGACCCGAGGTCCAGGTCGCAGTAATGCGAGAAGCATTCGAGATCACCAAGCCGGTcatcatccccatccccaccgTGTCAACGCCAATACCACTCAACCATGCTCTTGCTGGGGCTTGTACTGCCCCTCGCACTTGCGTGTGTCCCCAACACGGCCGACTTGCAGGCGCTCCTCACCACAGGTGGGAAGGGGTACGTCCTCTCCCTGTGTCCTGATACTGTTTACTCGGTGTCCAAGTCGCTCAACTTCACCGCGCCAGAGCAGGAGATCAGTACCGAGGGATATCCGACCGACGGGAGTCGGGCTACCCTCCGCGTGGTGGGGGGGACTTGTGCCGTTAGAGCTTCAGGGGACGGGCTGGATGGCGTGCGACTGAGATATGTCCAGGTGGACGGAAACCGGGTGGGGAACGCTAGCGCGTCGGGGACCAGCCAGGGGAATATTGAGGTTGGGGGGAATAATCGTGGACAGTTGGTCGAGTGGGTGCGGAGCTTCAATCCGCGCGGTTGGACTTGTTTGCATGTGTGAGTTGAAATGACGAGCTTGGATGGGGACAGATGAGAGGCTGACCCCAGCACAGAGGGTACCCTCAAGTGCACGGAAACCGCGATACAGCATAACGATATCGGACCATGCGGACATGATACGTGGCAGGACGTGAGCCCCTGGTTGATGTAGCTGATGCAGTGGGCCGATGGTATTAGCCTCTCGTGCGCCAACAGCACGGTGTACAACAACACAGTCGTGGACGCGACCGACGGCGGGATCGTGATCTTTGGCGCCCCATACTCAATCGTACACGAGAACAGGATTAGAGCCCAAACGAGAGTGATGCTGGGAGGCATTAATCGTGAGTCGGCGAGGTGATGAGAGCAGCGCCGGTAGGGCAGACACCAGCTCACACagtcgtcgacgtgctTCCCTGGAAGCCGGGGAACTACTCGGGCACACGTGTCCTCTCGAACCGCATCGAAGGCGGCTACGCGACCTCCATGGGCAACGATACACGTGGCCCAAATGAGCAACGCGCACTCATCAAGATCGGTATCGGCATCGGGCCGCGCGTGTGGTGGGAGTACGTCCTTGCTCCTCTTCTGCTCTCTACCGCGGCCGTTGACACCAGCGAAACGTATCAGAACACATCGcggggcggcgaggtcgcgaATAATGTCCTCTCTGGAGCGTTTACGTTCGGTGTGGCGGTCGGCGGGGCGCAGAACTTCCAGATCACGAATAACACGTTTGTGGGGAATGAGACGTTTGTGAGTGAAGAGTGCAAGGACGACGGATCGGAGGCGGAGCAAAGATGAAGTTGGACAACGGACTAAGACAGATCGGCCAGTATGGTCCCAACTGCACGCAGTCGGACAAGACACCCAACCCACCAGTCGCACTTCTCCGGGAGCCCGACTCGCTCACCAGCGTCAACATCGCCAAACGCAATACTTACGACTGGGTCGACGGACGTGTACAGGGCCTCACGTGCTTTGTgccgccagccgcgagCGAATGGGCGTGGCCGTacggcggtggcggggtCAATGCCGACCCAACCACGTCGGTATCGCCAACACCGACCGCCGGCGTTGACAAGAAGGGCGCAGCAGCGAACAACGCACCGGCCGCTTGGCTGCTTGCGGTCGCTGGCCTTGTGATTGTTGTTATTTAGAGAAGGCCAAAATGTCGCACAGCCTCCGCCACATAGAACAGGAAATTATGCATTGTACATGCTTACAACTGGACATTGGAAACTACTGGAACTCTTCGAGACGGCGTTGGTTGCGGATCGGG
Coding sequences within it:
- a CDS encoding uncharacterized protein (Right handed beta helix region); translation: MLLLGLVLPLALACVPNTADLQALLTTGGKGYVLSLCPDTVYSVSKSLNFTAPEQEISTEGYPTDGSRATLRVVGGTCAVRASGDGLDGVRLRYVQVDGNRVGNASASGTSQGNIEVGGNNRGQLVEWVRSFNPRGWTCLHVTEGTLKCTETAIQHNDIGPCGHDTWQDWADGISLSCANSTVYNNTVVDATDGGIVIFGAPYSIVHENRIRAQTRVMLGGINLVDVLPWKPGNYSGTRVLSNRIEGGYATSMGNDTRGPNEQRALIKIGIGIGPRVWWDETYQNTSRGGEVANNVLSGAFTFGVAVGGAQNFQITNNTFVGNETFIGQYGPNCTQSDKTPNPPVALLREPDSLTSVNIAKRNTYDWVDGRVQGLTCFVPPAASEWAWPYGGGGVNADPTTSVSPTPTAGVDKKGAAANNAPAAWLLAVAGLVIVVI